From Echinicola soli, a single genomic window includes:
- a CDS encoding SCO family protein: MKMIRVLQGLVLVCILMVPVLIILFLRNFGENTYEIPVLYENGVEDPFGDCNYTNNGQHYIPEFTFVNQDSVPMGKADMKEKVTIVDFFFTSCPSICPVMSLEMERVQDAFRNEATVQLYSISIDPAYDTPARLKEYADLHKANPDKWHFLNGPKEEVYELARCGFVLPTIDGKGVPEDFIHSDKLALIDEKGRIRGYYSGTNREDVDLLILETKILLHGKD; this comes from the coding sequence ATGAAAATGATTAGAGTATTACAGGGATTGGTATTGGTATGTATACTGATGGTTCCTGTGTTGATTATCCTCTTTCTCCGAAATTTTGGGGAAAACACGTATGAAATTCCCGTCTTGTATGAGAATGGAGTAGAAGACCCTTTCGGGGATTGCAATTACACCAATAATGGTCAACATTATATTCCGGAATTTACCTTTGTAAATCAGGATAGCGTACCGATGGGAAAGGCCGATATGAAGGAAAAAGTGACCATCGTCGATTTCTTTTTTACCAGCTGCCCAAGTATCTGTCCGGTAATGTCACTGGAAATGGAGCGAGTGCAGGATGCCTTCAGAAATGAGGCTACCGTCCAGCTGTATTCTATTAGCATCGATCCTGCATATGATACCCCAGCGCGGTTAAAGGAATACGCCGACCTGCACAAAGCCAATCCCGATAAATGGCATTTCCTCAATGGTCCAAAGGAAGAAGTCTATGAATTGGCCCGATGTGGTTTTGTACTTCCTACCATTGATGGGAAGGGAGTCCCCGAAGACTTTATCCATAGCGATAAGTTGGCATTAATAGATGAAAAAGGAAGGATCAGGGGGTATTACAGTGGTACCAATCGTGAAGATGTGGACCTGTTGATATTGGAAACAAAAATACTATTACATGGAAAAGACTGA
- a CDS encoding cytochrome c oxidase subunit 3 yields MEERLAYTEGAEQPIAMHPKKFALWLFIVSVVMIFAAMTSAFIVRQGEGNWLDYDLPSILWVTSGVILLSSASMHWAYLSAKNDRINHLKIALTITTVLGLVFLVGQWFSWMALVERDVYFVGNPAGSFMYVLTGLHAAHLISGVIFLIIVLISSFRYKIHSKQMNTMEMCATYWHFLGGLWIYLFMFLLLNH; encoded by the coding sequence ATGGAAGAGAGGTTAGCATATACCGAAGGGGCAGAACAGCCCATTGCGATGCACCCCAAAAAGTTTGCATTGTGGTTATTTATCGTCAGTGTTGTGATGATCTTTGCTGCGATGACCAGTGCGTTTATTGTGCGGCAGGGCGAAGGGAATTGGTTGGATTATGATCTTCCTTCCATATTATGGGTTACTTCGGGAGTTATTTTGCTTAGTAGTGCGAGTATGCATTGGGCATATTTGTCTGCAAAAAATGACCGTATTAACCACCTGAAAATTGCTTTGACCATAACTACTGTCTTGGGTCTTGTATTCCTTGTAGGGCAGTGGTTTAGCTGGATGGCTTTGGTAGAAAGGGATGTGTATTTTGTAGGTAATCCTGCGGGGTCTTTTATGTATGTATTGACTGGATTACATGCAGCACACTTGATCAGTGGTGTGATATTTCTGATTATTGTGTTAATTTCGTCCTTTAGGTATAAGATCCATTCCAAGCAGATGAATACTATGGAAATGTGTGCCACGTATTGGCATTTTCTTGGGGGGCTATGGATATACCTGTTTATGTTTTTGTTATTGAATCATTGA
- a CDS encoding cytochrome c oxidase subunit II, which translates to MYGFLIALGVLVLVSIIWMVYRIQSLVSVVKGSDKKIATGSNKVNAALFVLFLLGAGGLFFWYSFKEFHNYNLPIASEHGVVTDNLFWVTTAITGVVFIITHILLFWFSYRYQYKEDAKASYFPENNKLEIIWTLVPALVLTVLIVYGWKSWTDITAPAPENAHVVEVMGYQFAWEFRYPGKDQQLGKYDYRLIDPTNSRGIDFTDKNALDDFPAQKVVIPKGEPVLFKIRSRDVLHSVFAPHMRLKMDAVPGMPTRFWFVPTKTTAEMRAELDDEEFVYEIACTEVCGGGHFSMRKEIEVVEPEEYQKWFAEQQTFIEMDPSLVADAPEEIKELAQIQSGE; encoded by the coding sequence ATGTACGGATTTCTTATAGCACTAGGTGTTTTAGTATTAGTATCCATCATTTGGATGGTTTATAGGATACAATCATTGGTTTCTGTAGTCAAAGGTTCTGATAAAAAAATCGCTACAGGAAGCAATAAAGTCAATGCAGCTTTATTTGTTCTCTTTTTACTTGGAGCCGGTGGCTTGTTTTTTTGGTATTCTTTTAAAGAATTCCACAACTATAATTTACCAATAGCATCAGAGCATGGTGTGGTGACCGATAACCTTTTTTGGGTAACCACGGCCATCACCGGTGTGGTGTTTATCATCACACACATTCTCTTGTTCTGGTTTAGTTACAGGTATCAGTATAAGGAGGATGCCAAAGCTTCTTACTTCCCTGAGAACAACAAATTGGAGATCATTTGGACATTGGTACCGGCCTTGGTGCTTACCGTGTTGATCGTGTATGGATGGAAATCCTGGACCGATATTACTGCTCCTGCACCGGAAAACGCACATGTAGTTGAAGTGATGGGATATCAGTTTGCCTGGGAATTCAGATACCCTGGTAAAGACCAACAGTTAGGAAAATATGATTATCGTTTGATAGATCCTACCAACTCTCGTGGGATTGACTTTACCGATAAGAATGCATTGGACGACTTTCCTGCGCAGAAGGTAGTAATTCCAAAAGGTGAGCCGGTATTGTTTAAGATCCGTTCCCGTGACGTGTTACACTCTGTATTTGCTCCGCATATGCGATTAAAAATGGATGCGGTACCAGGAATGCCTACCAGATTCTGGTTTGTGCCTACCAAGACTACCGCCGAGATGAGAGCAGAACTTGATGATGAGGAATTTGTCTATGAAATAGCGTGTACAGAGGTATGTGGCGGTGGCCACTTCTCCATGCGAAAAGAAATTGAAGTGGTAGAGCCTGAAGAATACCAAAAATGGTTTGCTGAGCAACAGACTTTTATCGAAATGGATCCTTCGCTGGTGGCTGATGCTCCTGAAGAAATAAAGGAATTGGCTCAGATTCAAAGCGGAGAATAA
- a CDS encoding quinol:cytochrome C oxidoreductase: protein MAHVTNFNLDQKFDFTAALKKTIFIMGGIGLFLLVLGIFTAGGGDHGHGDTGHQTEHVEPAVGHGDDHHAEAASHDEHAEAGHEEGGHGSSVTMKRFFANLWINNVYFAGIAIIGVFFFAIQYAAQAGWATAILRVMISFGNWLPFAAIAMIATYFIAGHDLFHWTHSNLFDTESSHYDSIIDGKGGYFYWPLAKGSFPIFWLVRMVVFFGLWIFFFNKLKNLSFQEDINGGDGYWYKIRKFSAIFLVIFAVSSSISSWDWVMSIDTHWFSTLFGWYVFSSWFVAGLSSICLVTIMLKERGYLEMFNENHLHDLGKFIFGFSIFWTYLWFSQFLLIYYANIPEESVYFIERLTSDKYSGFFFANLIFNFVIPFLVLMTRDSKRHFIFLKVVCTIIIIGHWLDFFLMVQPGTLGHNGGFGLMEVGMFLLYGSVVIFVVLTGLSKKNLIPKNHPMLEETYHHHI, encoded by the coding sequence ATGGCGCACGTTACAAATTTTAACCTGGATCAGAAATTTGACTTCACGGCAGCCCTGAAGAAGACCATCTTTATCATGGGTGGTATTGGGTTGTTCTTGTTAGTCTTAGGGATTTTCACAGCTGGTGGCGGAGATCATGGGCATGGAGATACCGGTCACCAAACCGAGCATGTAGAACCTGCAGTAGGTCATGGGGATGACCACCATGCTGAAGCTGCAAGCCATGATGAGCATGCCGAAGCAGGACATGAAGAAGGTGGACACGGAAGTAGCGTGACGATGAAGCGCTTTTTTGCTAACCTTTGGATTAATAATGTATATTTCGCAGGGATCGCTATTATTGGAGTATTCTTCTTTGCGATCCAATATGCCGCTCAAGCAGGCTGGGCCACGGCTATCTTGAGGGTGATGATCTCTTTTGGTAACTGGCTGCCTTTTGCGGCTATTGCCATGATAGCGACCTACTTTATAGCTGGACATGATTTGTTCCACTGGACACACAGCAATTTGTTTGATACAGAAAGCAGTCACTACGACAGCATCATCGACGGTAAAGGTGGCTATTTCTATTGGCCATTGGCCAAGGGGAGCTTCCCGATCTTCTGGCTGGTCAGAATGGTTGTTTTCTTCGGTTTGTGGATTTTCTTTTTCAATAAACTTAAAAATCTTTCTTTCCAAGAAGACATTAATGGTGGTGATGGCTACTGGTATAAAATCAGAAAATTCTCTGCAATTTTCTTGGTAATCTTTGCTGTTTCTTCTTCCATCAGTTCTTGGGATTGGGTAATGTCCATTGACACACACTGGTTCTCGACACTGTTTGGATGGTATGTATTCTCATCATGGTTTGTAGCCGGGCTGTCTTCAATATGTCTGGTGACTATTATGCTGAAAGAGAGAGGCTACTTGGAGATGTTCAATGAAAACCATCTTCATGACCTTGGTAAGTTTATCTTCGGATTCTCTATTTTCTGGACTTACCTGTGGTTCTCTCAGTTCCTGTTGATTTACTATGCCAATATTCCTGAAGAATCTGTTTACTTCATTGAAAGGTTGACAAGTGATAAATACAGTGGCTTTTTCTTTGCTAACCTTATTTTCAATTTTGTGATACCGTTCTTGGTATTGATGACAAGGGACTCTAAGAGACATTTCATTTTCCTAAAGGTGGTTTGTACGATCATTATCATTGGTCACTGGCTTGATTTCTTCTTGATGGTTCAGCCAGGCACCTTGGGACACAATGGCGGCTTTGGTCTAATGGAAGTAGGCATGTTCTTATTATATGGTTCTGTAGTGATCTTTGTGGTCTTGACAGGTCTTTCTAAGAAAAATCTGATTCCCAAGAACCATCCGATGCTGGAAGAGACATATCATCATCATATTTAA
- a CDS encoding DUF3341 domain-containing protein yields the protein MERDTNFVLGIYDDEDVLKEAVTKVRESGVKIHEVFTPYPVHGLEDVLGYRRSRLPIAAFLFGLCGTCLALTMQLLMMAVDWPMIIGGKDHAAIPAFIPVTFELTVLLASFGMVGVFMISSDLKPWAQPRIFDKRSTDDKHVMAIDIAVNAGMEEAKIKELLEASGASEVNNKSFE from the coding sequence ATGGAAAGAGATACGAATTTTGTCCTCGGTATTTATGATGATGAGGATGTTTTGAAAGAAGCGGTAACCAAAGTACGGGAGAGTGGAGTCAAGATACATGAGGTATTCACCCCTTATCCTGTGCACGGCTTGGAAGATGTGCTTGGGTATAGGAGAAGTAGGCTGCCCATTGCTGCATTCTTGTTTGGATTATGCGGTACCTGCTTGGCTTTGACCATGCAGCTGCTCATGATGGCAGTGGATTGGCCAATGATCATCGGTGGTAAAGACCACGCAGCGATTCCTGCCTTTATCCCGGTTACCTTCGAACTTACGGTATTGTTGGCCTCTTTCGGAATGGTAGGCGTCTTTATGATAAGCAGTGATCTGAAGCCATGGGCCCAGCCAAGAATATTTGATAAAAGAAGTACTGATGACAAGCATGTGATGGCGATTGACATTGCTGTAAATGCTGGTATGGAAGAAGCTAAGATCAAAGAGTTGCTGGAAGCTTCAGGTGCTTCAGAAGTGAATAATAAAAGTTTTGAATAG
- a CDS encoding COX15/CtaA family protein: MNQKNHKNIRSFRRISLITAIAVYFLILVGGIVRSSGAGMGCPDWPKCFGSWIPPTAVSQLPDNYQEVYLNKRLEKNERFFKMLHSLGFHKKAEEIKQNKAILVEGEFNATKTWIEYLNRLTGAVIGLLVMATFVYAYKLRKEDKMLALWSFANLLLVIFQGWIGSIVVSTNLLHWMITVHMVLALLIVCLLLYVHYRAFKLNHAFQHKTEKPTQLYRLLMMGFVLMIIQVVWGTQVREEIDMIALQFGNLFRSEWISHLGVDFMIHRSFSLVLLAVHLWFVYKAYVFSFRGSSIFKWSQVLLVLIFIEIITGASMAYFGIPAFLQPVHLLVGSLIIGVQFVILLQLSDQKRIVLNTSNS, from the coding sequence ATGAATCAAAAGAATCATAAAAATATCCGCAGCTTTCGCAGGATCAGTTTAATCACTGCGATCGCTGTATATTTCTTGATACTGGTCGGCGGAATTGTCCGCAGTTCAGGAGCTGGAATGGGCTGTCCTGACTGGCCAAAATGCTTTGGAAGCTGGATACCACCTACCGCGGTTAGCCAACTTCCAGATAATTATCAGGAAGTTTATCTCAACAAAAGGTTAGAGAAAAACGAAAGGTTTTTTAAAATGCTTCATAGCCTTGGGTTTCACAAGAAAGCTGAGGAAATCAAGCAGAACAAGGCCATTCTCGTAGAAGGCGAGTTTAATGCCACCAAAACCTGGATTGAATATTTGAATAGGTTGACGGGAGCTGTCATAGGCTTATTGGTCATGGCGACCTTTGTGTATGCTTATAAGCTCCGGAAGGAAGACAAGATGTTGGCGCTGTGGTCATTTGCCAATTTGTTGCTGGTGATTTTCCAAGGATGGATCGGATCGATAGTTGTTTCTACCAATTTGCTTCATTGGATGATTACCGTACATATGGTGTTGGCATTGCTGATCGTGTGTTTGCTTTTATACGTACACTATAGGGCATTCAAGTTAAATCATGCATTTCAGCATAAGACAGAAAAGCCCACTCAGCTTTATCGTTTATTGATGATGGGTTTTGTGCTAATGATCATCCAAGTGGTCTGGGGTACGCAGGTAAGGGAAGAGATCGATATGATAGCCCTGCAGTTTGGAAACCTGTTTCGCTCCGAGTGGATATCCCATCTTGGAGTGGATTTCATGATCCACCGGTCATTTTCTCTGGTGTTATTGGCGGTGCACCTTTGGTTTGTTTATAAGGCATACGTATTCTCCTTCAGGGGATCAAGTATATTTAAATGGTCGCAAGTGCTGTTAGTGTTGATCTTTATAGAGATCATTACTGGGGCGAGCATGGCATACTTTGGTATTCCGGCCTTTTTGCAACCCGTTCACCTTTTGGTGGGATCATTGATTATCGGGGTGCAGTTTGTGATCCTGTTACAGTTAAGTGATCAAAAAAGAATAGTGTTAAATACATCCAATTCATGA
- a CDS encoding cytochrome c oxidase subunit 3 encodes MSSTAIEINSKRGIWGGGNEPLKASYGKLMMWFFLLSDIFTFAAFLITYGSIRVSYPAFEGHVSEFVKSNEHWPIPEMIFNAFPFFHGVHLPLVFVGLMTFILIMSSVTMVLAVEAGHRNDRKDVVKWMLWTMLGGITFLSCQAWEWSHFIHGSDQGTLMTFVNTFGETVKEVVYGANLHVNEYGPAPFAQLFFFITGFHGFHVTIGVVLLFLAFYQAAVGVYEKRGHYEMVEKIGLYWHFVDLVWVFVFTFYYLV; translated from the coding sequence ATGTCATCGACTGCAATTGAAATCAACTCCAAGAGAGGAATCTGGGGTGGTGGAAATGAGCCCTTAAAGGCTAGTTACGGAAAGCTTATGATGTGGTTTTTCCTCCTTTCCGACATCTTTACTTTTGCCGCTTTCTTGATTACCTATGGCTCCATTAGGGTAAGTTACCCGGCTTTTGAGGGCCACGTGTCTGAATTTGTAAAGTCCAATGAGCATTGGCCTATTCCTGAAATGATTTTCAATGCATTTCCATTTTTTCACGGTGTTCACCTTCCATTGGTCTTTGTAGGTTTAATGACCTTTATTCTTATCATGAGTTCAGTTACCATGGTATTAGCAGTGGAAGCAGGACATAGAAATGATAGGAAGGATGTAGTGAAGTGGATGCTTTGGACGATGTTGGGAGGAATCACGTTTCTTAGCTGTCAGGCATGGGAGTGGAGTCACTTTATCCATGGTAGCGACCAGGGAACGTTGATGACCTTTGTGAACACCTTCGGGGAGACGGTTAAGGAAGTGGTGTATGGTGCCAATCTGCATGTAAATGAATATGGCCCGGCACCTTTTGCACAATTGTTTTTCTTTATCACCGGATTTCACGGATTTCACGTGACTATCGGCGTGGTATTGCTCTTCCTGGCCTTTTATCAGGCAGCTGTGGGAGTATACGAGAAAAGAGGCCACTATGAAATGGTAGAGAAGATTGGCCTGTATTGGCACTTTGTAGATTTGGTTTGGGTATTTGTGTTTACCTTCTATTACCTGGTCTAG
- the cyoE gene encoding heme o synthase → MRTVNLSEASFTDSISIRAKAYYELIKFRLSALVTFSAVFGFVLGDSGAIFSWGKCFALMIGGFLISGASGAANEILEKDYDKLMKRTQNRPLPLNIISVNEAYWFTVLVALVGVGTLWFFTNPLTTGLGVLSMLLYVFVYTPLKRVGPVAVFVGAIPGAMPPLLGWTAATGAISYEALIIFGIQFIWQFPHFWAIAWVSDEDYKKAGFKLLPCGGRKDLNTAIQIMIYTLFLLPLGLLPSYFGLTGLNSGIVATVCGVLFLAQTFSLMRDCSRKSALKIMFGSFLYLPIVQIAYLLDKVV, encoded by the coding sequence ATGAGGACAGTTAATTTATCAGAAGCGTCCTTTACTGACAGCATAAGTATAAGGGCAAAGGCTTATTATGAACTGATAAAGTTCAGGCTTTCTGCCTTGGTGACATTCTCTGCTGTTTTCGGATTTGTTTTGGGAGACAGTGGAGCGATATTTTCATGGGGCAAGTGCTTTGCCTTGATGATCGGTGGATTTCTGATTAGCGGAGCATCAGGAGCTGCTAACGAAATTTTGGAAAAGGATTATGATAAATTGATGAAGCGAACCCAAAACAGGCCGCTTCCATTGAATATCATTTCCGTTAATGAAGCCTATTGGTTTACTGTGTTGGTAGCGTTGGTTGGCGTTGGGACCTTATGGTTTTTTACCAATCCGCTGACCACAGGACTTGGCGTACTCAGCATGCTGTTGTATGTTTTCGTCTATACGCCGTTAAAGCGCGTGGGGCCAGTGGCGGTATTCGTAGGAGCTATCCCTGGTGCGATGCCTCCTCTATTGGGTTGGACAGCGGCTACAGGGGCTATTTCTTACGAAGCATTGATCATCTTTGGTATTCAATTTATCTGGCAGTTTCCTCATTTTTGGGCGATAGCTTGGGTAAGTGATGAGGATTATAAGAAAGCAGGGTTTAAATTGCTTCCTTGTGGTGGTAGAAAAGATTTAAATACCGCGATACAGATTATGATTTATACTTTGTTCTTGTTGCCATTGGGCCTTCTGCCTAGCTATTTTGGACTGACAGGACTTAATTCGGGTATCGTGGCGACCGTATGTGGTGTGTTATTTCTGGCGCAGACCTTTTCTTTGATGAGAGATTGCTCAAGAAAGTCAGCATTGAAGATCATGTTTGGATCGTTTTTGTATTTGCCGATCGTGCAGATTGCGTATTTATTAGATAAAGTGGTGTAA
- a CDS encoding DUF420 domain-containing protein — protein MEKTEFSEKKANKGIYRLITVISILVPIVVAVLLFMPAKLDLASGWVYFLPHLNAVINFTASLALIAGLFFIKSKMISYHRICMTIAFGLGAIFLVSYVIYHASAESTGFGGEGVIRTVYFAILISHIILAAVALFPILLAYYYGYTGMVERHRKIVRYAYPIWLYVTVSGVVVYWMISPYYNH, from the coding sequence ATGGAAAAGACTGAGTTTTCGGAAAAAAAGGCCAACAAAGGGATTTATAGGCTTATTACGGTTATTTCTATATTGGTTCCCATTGTTGTTGCCGTCCTGTTATTTATGCCTGCCAAGCTGGATTTGGCCAGCGGATGGGTGTATTTTCTTCCGCATTTAAATGCGGTGATCAATTTTACAGCAAGCTTGGCATTGATTGCAGGACTGTTTTTCATAAAAAGTAAAATGATCAGCTATCACCGTATCTGCATGACCATTGCCTTTGGCCTGGGAGCAATATTTCTGGTTTCGTATGTGATCTATCATGCATCGGCAGAAAGCACCGGTTTTGGAGGCGAGGGGGTGATTCGAACGGTATATTTTGCAATACTGATCAGTCACATTATTCTGGCAGCGGTGGCATTATTTCCCATCTTGTTGGCCTATTATTATGGGTATACAGGAATGGTGGAAAGACACCGTAAAATCGTACGGTATGCTTACCCGATTTGGCTGTACGTGACTGTTTCAGGAGTGGTGGTATACTGGATGATCAGTCCATATTATAATCACTAA
- a CDS encoding cytochrome c oxidase subunit I, which produces MAVANISTHGTTEHDHHDDHAHSDNFITKYIFSTDHKMIGKQFLVTGMAWALIGGFLSILFRLQLGFPEMDMTFLKPILGGWIDETGRLDQNFYLALVTMHGTIMVFFVLTAGLSGTFSNYLIPLQIGARDMASGFMNMLSYWLFFIAGVIMFISLFIETGPAGGGWVIYPPLSALEQAIPGSGLGMTLWLVSMVFFIASQLMGGINYITTVINLRTRGMSFSRLPLTIWSFFLTAVIGLLSFPVLFSAALLLVFDRSFGTSFYLSDIYIGGEALPNTGGSAVLFQHLFWFLGHPEVYIVLLPALGITSEVIATNSRKPIFGYKAMILSMLGITVLSFVVWAHHMFVSGMNPFLGSIFMFLTLIIAVPSAVKVFNYLTTLWRGNLVFTPAMLFSIGLVSFFISGGLTGIFLGNSAVDIQLHDTYFVVAHFHLVMGSASFFGLMAGIYHWFPKMFGKMMDAKLGYIHFWLTFVGVYMVFFPMHYIGIAGFPRRYYSWTNFNFADMYTDLNMFVSVAAIITFGAQFIFLFNFFNSMFRGRKAPLNPWRSNTLEWTTPLHPEHGNWPGEIPAVYRWPYDYSKPGAKEDFIPQTVPLSSTPESNLPHEAEQVKLEREIMAEEGGDILVADESKES; this is translated from the coding sequence ATGGCAGTAGCTAACATATCAACTCACGGTACTACAGAACATGATCATCACGATGATCATGCACATAGTGATAATTTTATCACTAAGTATATCTTTAGTACCGACCATAAAATGATCGGTAAACAGTTTCTGGTTACCGGTATGGCATGGGCGTTAATCGGTGGTTTCCTATCCATACTTTTCAGGTTACAGCTGGGATTCCCAGAAATGGACATGACTTTCCTGAAACCGATTTTGGGAGGCTGGATAGATGAGACTGGAAGACTGGACCAAAATTTCTACTTGGCTTTGGTGACCATGCATGGAACCATCATGGTGTTCTTTGTTTTGACAGCTGGACTTAGTGGTACTTTCTCCAATTACCTTATTCCACTCCAAATCGGTGCACGGGATATGGCCTCTGGATTTATGAATATGTTGTCATACTGGTTGTTTTTTATCGCTGGTGTGATCATGTTTATTTCCTTATTTATTGAGACAGGCCCCGCTGGTGGTGGATGGGTGATCTATCCTCCTCTTTCAGCATTGGAGCAGGCTATTCCCGGTTCAGGCTTAGGGATGACCCTTTGGTTGGTGTCCATGGTGTTCTTTATTGCTTCACAGCTAATGGGAGGTATTAACTACATTACTACTGTCATTAATTTACGTACTAGAGGAATGTCCTTCAGCAGATTGCCATTGACTATTTGGTCATTCTTTTTGACTGCTGTGATTGGTTTGCTTTCATTCCCAGTACTGTTCTCTGCTGCCTTGCTGTTAGTATTTGATAGAAGTTTCGGTACTTCATTCTACTTGTCTGATATTTATATCGGTGGTGAAGCACTTCCAAATACGGGTGGTAGCGCCGTACTATTCCAGCACTTGTTCTGGTTCTTGGGGCACCCTGAAGTATACATTGTATTGCTTCCAGCCTTGGGGATTACCTCTGAAGTGATTGCGACTAATTCGAGAAAGCCAATCTTCGGTTACAAGGCCATGATTCTTTCTATGCTTGGTATCACCGTCTTGTCATTTGTCGTTTGGGCACACCACATGTTCGTGTCAGGTATGAATCCTTTCTTGGGATCTATCTTCATGTTCTTGACATTGATCATTGCGGTACCTTCTGCAGTAAAAGTATTTAACTATTTGACCACGCTATGGAGAGGTAACTTGGTGTTTACCCCGGCGATGCTGTTCTCTATTGGTTTGGTGTCATTCTTTATCTCTGGAGGTTTGACTGGTATCTTTCTAGGTAATTCTGCAGTGGATATCCAATTACACGATACCTATTTCGTGGTAGCTCATTTCCACCTTGTGATGGGATCTGCTTCTTTCTTCGGATTGATGGCTGGGATTTACCATTGGTTCCCTAAAATGTTTGGCAAAATGATGGATGCCAAATTAGGCTACATCCACTTTTGGTTGACATTCGTTGGGGTGTACATGGTGTTTTTCCCTATGCACTATATCGGAATCGCCGGATTCCCCAGAAGATATTACAGTTGGACAAACTTTAACTTTGCTGATATGTACACTGACCTTAATATGTTTGTGTCAGTGGCAGCCATCATTACCTTTGGTGCCCAATTTATCTTCTTGTTCAACTTCTTCAACAGTATGTTTAGAGGACGAAAAGCACCTTTGAACCCTTGGAGATCAAATACCTTGGAGTGGACTACTCCGCTTCATCCCGAACACGGCAACTGGCCAGGAGAAATCCCTGCTGTTTACAGATGGCCATACGATTACTCCAAGCCTGGAGCCAAAGAGGATTTTATACCACAAACGGTGCCATTGTCTTCTACTCCAGAATCCAATCTTCCTCATGAAGCAGAGCAAGTGAAGCTAGAGCGCGAGATCATGGCCGAAGAAGGAGGAGATATTTTGGTAGCTGATGAATCAAAAGAATCATAA
- a CDS encoding cytochrome C oxidase subunit IV family protein — protein sequence MSSHENNSTLEVLPRNKEKIKKIWKTAGILLAITAVEFLLAFTMERGMLLFAIFIGLTLVKAAYIMMEFMHLKDESKTLFWSIMLPLIFLVWLLIALFKEGAEIFMYRW from the coding sequence ATGTCATCACACGAAAATAACAGCACACTAGAGGTATTACCTAGGAACAAGGAAAAGATCAAAAAGATCTGGAAAACAGCGGGTATTCTACTTGCCATTACAGCGGTGGAATTTCTTCTGGCCTTTACCATGGAACGGGGTATGTTGCTTTTTGCCATTTTTATTGGCCTTACACTTGTAAAAGCAGCCTATATCATGATGGAGTTCATGCACTTGAAAGACGAATCCAAAACATTGTTTTGGTCCATTATGCTTCCCCTGATTTTCTTGGTTTGGCTATTGATAGCCCTATTTAAAGAAGGAGCAGAGATCTTTATGTACAGATGGTAA
- a CDS encoding c-type cytochrome has product MKILKSIYLVALSAASLGVVSCGASGDDQGLEYAPQMYHSVAYEPLTQIQNEEAGSWLSNREDGKGEFYNSNIYNPHNMNMREPVPNTVPRNKYDMLPYRLNVADLAAADSLENPVELNDQVLAAGDQLFIQYCSPCHGASGEGDGKVGEVIGGVANLKGGAYINLTEGHIFHVITHGKGRMGAHGSQISPERRWKIVHYVKQEIQKQ; this is encoded by the coding sequence ATGAAAATTTTAAAGTCCATATATTTAGTTGCGCTTTCCGCTGCTTCATTAGGAGTAGTATCTTGCGGGGCTTCAGGAGATGATCAGGGGCTGGAATATGCACCGCAAATGTATCACTCCGTAGCTTACGAACCGCTTACCCAAATTCAAAACGAAGAGGCTGGAAGCTGGTTGTCCAACAGAGAAGACGGGAAAGGTGAATTTTACAACAGTAATATTTACAATCCGCACAATATGAATATGAGGGAGCCTGTTCCAAATACGGTTCCCAGAAATAAATACGATATGCTTCCTTACCGACTGAATGTAGCTGATCTTGCAGCTGCCGACAGTTTGGAAAATCCCGTTGAGCTGAACGATCAGGTGTTGGCAGCGGGGGATCAGCTGTTTATACAATATTGCTCGCCATGTCACGGTGCAAGTGGAGAAGGAGACGGTAAAGTAGGTGAAGTAATTGGGGGTGTGGCCAACCTCAAGGGTGGTGCATACATTAACCTTACAGAAGGACACATTTTCCATGTGATCACGCACGGAAAAGGTAGAATGGGAGCCCACGGTTCGCAGATTTCTCCTGAGAGAAGGTGGAAAATTGTTCACTATGTTAAACAAGAAATTCAGAAACAATAA